A genomic region of Cotesia glomerata isolate CgM1 linkage group LG9, MPM_Cglom_v2.3, whole genome shotgun sequence contains the following coding sequences:
- the LOC123271515 gene encoding uncharacterized protein LOC123271515, with protein sequence MYAYIKILGTNELKIVNVDEIQKFKVDTLPTKKFNIKIGHKTEQCTVSFKAETEEELLKLIESNRARFPPANICVTASEDDTQVNKVAKSSDLQKTNTQALLDKKLALKDKTSQMRKRAYNRLLNPSCSELLVSQRTVRRWEKK encoded by the exons atgtaTGCTTATATTAAAATACTTGGAACAAATGAACTAAAAATTGTGAACGTGGACGAAATTCAGAAGTTCAAGGTAGATACCTTGCCTACgaagaaatttaatattaaaattggtCACAAAACCGAACAATGCACGGTTTCCTTCAAAGCAg aaactGAAGAGGAGTTGCTCAAACTTATAGAGTCAAATCGAGCTAGGTTTCCACCTGCAAATATATGTGTAACTGCTTCTGAGGACGATACCCAAGTCAATAAAGTAGCTAAATCTTCAGACCTCCAGAAGACCAATACTCAAGCTTTACTCGACAAGAAGTTAGCATTAAAGGATaag ACTTCTCAAATGCGCAAGCGAGCTTACAACCGGTTACTAAATCCTTCTTGTAGCGAGCTATTAGTTAGTCAACGCACAGTTCGAAGgtgggaaaaaaaataa